One part of the Cystobacter ferrugineus genome encodes these proteins:
- a CDS encoding DUF4215 domain-containing protein: MNMHPKTAWTRPALVGLTLLFTSVGCQTQQEPPSASPALLTRVSQALAADGKLQPGEQCDDGNTQSGDGCSATGTLEAGFLCHLPGKPCSAASLCGNGVVNSGELCDDGNTVDNGNGCSATCDLSLCGNGTLDNRAYPNYAQEICDDGNRFDGDGCNRLCEVEPGQACAGAPSRCVRAGVALFNTGVDANNRRLEGTAVDPHWFYRGTTTGATTGGRTASDWPQEVQTARFMDPLGAITCVYQDFIIPSTTTLSRFRMRVATFNDNEFDTASVNGVAFTPTVISQPAGQPWQKNIIRELGTTAAWRTGLNRLELCNENDDGPPNAFRYLFVDAYDDTCGDGAISPREECDDGNSVSNDGCSATCGIETAYGCTGEPSRCARTCGNGVLNPGELCDDGNLTTGDGCDTRCRVEAGYSCPTAGSACVQQCGNGVINPGELCDDGNTFNSDGCSAACRVENGYECHGAPSVCGTLCGNGRMDPGELCDDGNVSLGDGCSSACTLELGYVCPTAGAPCVKSCGNGKVEQGELCDDGNLTSGDGCATECRVEPGYSCSAPTSAPSTCAETCGNGVLEENETCDDGNKSAGDGCSPGCRVDPGYSCSGAPSTCATLCGDGIVAGAEQCDHGNTEPGDGCSSTCQIEAGWTCPSPGTECTQVCGNGVLDIGEQCDDQNTQAGDGCGATCRQETGYYCSGAPSVCVTSCGDGQVAGTEACDDGNLEDGDACSPRCRLNLGQACTSSNACEGVCSPATNTCVVANVCGNGLTEQGEACDDANTASGDGCGAVCAIEPGYRCQGQPSVCTSEPPDTTLVRGPPSVGANPNAGFEFSSNDPGARFECSLDDGPYQPCEDTYVVTPGQHTLRARAVDAAGNVDPTPVEHTWRVLDDNRSLAGGGCSAVPTPSVLGLLGLLALRRRNRR; encoded by the coding sequence GGGTCAGCCAGGCCCTCGCCGCGGACGGCAAGCTGCAGCCCGGCGAGCAGTGTGACGACGGCAACACCCAGAGCGGTGACGGATGTAGCGCCACCGGCACGCTGGAGGCCGGCTTCCTCTGTCACCTCCCCGGCAAGCCGTGCTCCGCGGCGAGCCTGTGCGGCAACGGCGTGGTCAACTCGGGCGAGCTGTGCGACGACGGCAACACCGTGGACAACGGCAACGGCTGCTCCGCGACGTGCGACCTGTCCTTGTGCGGCAATGGCACGCTCGACAACCGTGCCTACCCGAACTACGCGCAGGAGATCTGCGACGACGGCAACCGCTTCGACGGCGACGGCTGCAACCGCCTGTGCGAGGTGGAGCCGGGCCAGGCGTGCGCGGGCGCTCCGAGCCGGTGCGTGCGCGCGGGCGTAGCGCTGTTCAACACGGGCGTGGACGCGAACAACCGCCGCCTGGAGGGAACCGCGGTGGATCCGCACTGGTTCTACCGGGGCACCACCACGGGCGCCACCACGGGCGGGCGCACGGCCAGTGACTGGCCGCAGGAAGTCCAGACGGCGCGCTTCATGGACCCTCTGGGAGCGATCACCTGCGTGTACCAGGACTTCATCATCCCCTCGACCACCACGCTCTCGCGCTTCCGCATGCGCGTGGCGACCTTCAACGACAACGAGTTCGACACCGCGTCGGTGAACGGCGTGGCCTTCACCCCCACTGTCATCAGCCAACCGGCGGGCCAGCCCTGGCAGAAGAACATCATCCGCGAGCTGGGCACCACGGCGGCCTGGCGCACCGGGCTCAACCGGCTGGAGCTGTGCAACGAGAACGACGACGGTCCGCCCAATGCCTTCCGCTACCTGTTCGTGGATGCCTACGACGACACGTGTGGGGACGGAGCCATCTCCCCCCGCGAGGAGTGCGATGACGGGAACAGCGTCTCCAACGACGGCTGCAGCGCCACCTGTGGCATCGAGACGGCCTATGGCTGCACGGGCGAGCCCAGCCGGTGCGCGCGGACGTGTGGCAATGGAGTGCTCAACCCGGGCGAGCTGTGCGACGACGGGAACCTGACCACGGGAGATGGCTGCGATACGCGCTGCCGGGTGGAGGCGGGGTACTCGTGCCCCACCGCGGGCAGCGCCTGCGTCCAGCAGTGCGGAAATGGCGTCATCAACCCGGGCGAGCTGTGTGATGACGGCAACACCTTCAACTCCGATGGGTGCTCCGCCGCGTGCCGGGTGGAGAATGGCTATGAGTGCCATGGGGCACCGTCCGTGTGCGGCACCCTGTGTGGCAACGGCCGGATGGACCCGGGCGAGCTGTGCGACGACGGCAACGTGTCCTTGGGGGATGGGTGCTCGTCGGCCTGTACCCTCGAACTGGGCTATGTGTGCCCCACCGCGGGCGCGCCATGCGTGAAGAGCTGTGGCAACGGCAAGGTCGAGCAGGGAGAGCTGTGCGATGACGGGAACCTGACCTCGGGGGACGGATGCGCCACCGAGTGCCGGGTGGAGCCGGGCTACTCCTGCTCCGCCCCCACGAGCGCTCCGTCCACGTGCGCCGAGACGTGTGGCAATGGCGTGCTGGAGGAGAACGAGACCTGCGACGATGGCAACAAGAGCGCGGGCGATGGCTGCTCGCCGGGCTGCCGCGTGGATCCGGGCTACTCCTGCAGCGGGGCGCCGAGCACCTGTGCGACCCTCTGCGGTGACGGCATCGTGGCGGGCGCCGAGCAGTGCGATCACGGCAACACGGAGCCGGGCGATGGCTGCTCCAGCACGTGCCAGATCGAAGCGGGCTGGACCTGCCCCTCGCCGGGGACGGAGTGCACCCAGGTGTGCGGCAACGGCGTGCTGGACATCGGCGAGCAGTGCGATGACCAGAACACCCAGGCGGGCGATGGCTGCGGTGCCACCTGCCGGCAGGAGACGGGCTACTACTGCAGCGGGGCACCCAGCGTGTGCGTCACCTCGTGCGGTGACGGCCAGGTGGCGGGCACCGAGGCGTGCGACGACGGCAACCTGGAGGACGGTGATGCGTGCTCGCCCCGCTGCCGCCTGAACCTGGGCCAGGCGTGCACCTCGTCCAACGCCTGTGAGGGCGTGTGCAGCCCGGCCACCAACACCTGCGTGGTCGCCAATGTCTGCGGCAACGGCCTCACCGAGCAGGGCGAGGCGTGTGACGACGCGAACACGGCCTCGGGCGACGGCTGCGGCGCGGTGTGCGCCATCGAGCCGGGCTACAGATGCCAGGGCCAGCCCTCCGTCTGCACCTCGGAGCCGCCCGACACCACCCTCGTCCGGGGCCCGCCCTCCGTCGGGGCCAACCCCAACGCCGGGTTCGAGTTCTCCTCGAACGATCCGGGGGCCCGCTTCGAGTGCAGCCTGGACGATGGGCCCTACCAACCCTGTGAGGACACCTACGTCGTCACTCCGGGCCAGCACACGCTGCGCGCTCGCGCGGTGGACGCCGCGGGCAACGTGGATCCAACGCCCGTCGAGCACACCTGGCGGGTGCTGGATGACAACCGCTCGCTCGCGGGTGGAGGCTGCAGCGCCGTGCCCACGCCCTCGGTGCTGGGCCTGTTGGGACTGCTGGCCCTGCGTCGGCGCAACCGCCGCTAG